Genomic window (Bacillota bacterium):
TGGCTGGCTGGGATCAAGAGGCGGCACTACGTCTTATAGACCGGCATGAAGATGCCCGGGCTTTAGTGCTGGTTCATCCAACCTACCATGGACTGGTGGGACCGGCGGCGGAGCTGATCCAGGCGGCCCAAAAGGCTGGGCTGACGGTAATTGCTGACGAAGCCCACGGACCGCACTTTTACTTTCATCCTGATTTTCCAGCAGGGGCGCTTCGGCTTGGGGCCGATGCGGCGGCGCAAAGCACTCATAAGCTGTTAGGATCGCTCACTCAAAGCTCATGGCTGCATTTGGGCACGGAGCGTATTTCCCCGCAGCGGGTAGCCGAGGCCCTGCGCTGGCTGGAAAGTTCCAGCCCTTCGTATTTGCTGCTGGCATCTTTGGATCTGGCTCGCCGTCGGGCAGCCCAAAGAGGCCGGGAAGACTGGGAGCGGGCCCGGCAGTTGGCCGGAGAACTTAGTTCCGCTTTACTGACGATCCCTTCTATTGGCGTTTGGTCGGAGCTACCGCCGGCGGCTGTGGAGCGCGATCGCTGCAAAGTAACAATAAGTGTTAGTGATTTAGGGATGACAGGCCCGGAAGCGGCTTTTTATTTGCAGCGTCAGCATAAAATTCAAGTAGAACTAGTTGAACTTGATACCTTACTTTTTGTGGTTACACCGGCAGACGACAAGGGCAGTGTTCAGATGGCGGTACAGGCTGTAGCCGAGTTGGCTCAGCAAAGGCGGCCAGGGGCTTCCGGTCCCGGGGCGTTGCCGTCCATACCGGCGATAACAGAGGGGACCCTGTTACCGCGGGCAGCGGCTTATGCTGGCCACTGTACGGTGCCGCTAGGGCAGGCAGTGGGTAGAATTGCCGCCCAAGCCGTGGTACCTTATCCGCCGGGAGTACCGCTGGTGTGGCCGGGGGAAGAATTTACCCCCAAGACGGTGGAAGTTTTGGCGATCTATGTTCGTTTAGGTATACCGGTTCAGGGGATAGCACAAAATGAAAATCAGCGGCTGGGCGTGGCCGTGGTGGAGGAATAATAGTGTTTATAAC
Coding sequences:
- a CDS encoding aminotransferase class I/II-fold pyridoxal phosphate-dependent enzyme, whose translation is RHTFFLVGGTSAGLIAALLAATQPGDKVLLPRHAHRSLLSAMILGDLKPVFYPTTVDPKWGMVAGWDQEAALRLIDRHEDARALVLVHPTYHGLVGPAAELIQAAQKAGLTVIADEAHGPHFYFHPDFPAGALRLGADAAAQSTHKLLGSLTQSSWLHLGTERISPQRVAEALRWLESSSPSYLLLASLDLARRRAAQRGREDWERARQLAGELSSALLTIPSIGVWSELPPAAVERDRCKVTISVSDLGMTGPEAAFYLQRQHKIQVELVELDTLLFVVTPADDKGSVQMAVQAVAELAQQRRPGASGPGALPSIPAITEGTLLPRAAAYAGHCTVPLGQAVGRIAAQAVVPYPPGVPLVWPGEEFTPKTVEVLAIYVRLGIPVQGIAQNENQRLGVAVVEE